A stretch of Acidovorax sp. RAC01 DNA encodes these proteins:
- a CDS encoding ATP-binding protein gives MPERLVSQRHLLWLALGTALMAAAMAVLLLLQFTQQQAIRKSADLRSDSITALAYQLEREFLRLRHVLEVNAQNTGPIDEQALLLRSDIFASRFQLMHDTPSASAVQAQVEYTRTMPRLQAFIARADTILQPPAKPTRDALAQLVAELNSIGPEVQELTMVATRHTARLLEEQESTMLEQSSQIMALILGQLVFLLIAAVALAVRQRRQEIERAALELLTQNLRAANLAAEAANRGKSQFLANMSHELRTPFNGVLGMLTMLERSPLSSSQQEFVLTARNSADHLLTLLNDILDVSAMETGKMSIHPVLVELDPLLTDIERLMRPLAEQKGLLFEVARASDLPPWVSADGTRLKQIVLNLVTNAIKFSDSGRVSLTIERYAAAQPIQPSGIYPLQITVTDQGIGMDASTLARLFERFTQGDASTSRKFGGTGLGLEISRNLARRMGGDISVTSQPGFGSTFTVQLPLVTADAPEPRMQVAHEVAAITRPADVQGLRILVADDQAVNRKYMGALLQDMGHTTAFAENGEQAFAAATAETYDLVLMDLHMPVMDGFEATRRIRSHPGSALLPVIALTADVFAETRHKAAEAGMTAFISKPVNAGVLQATMTDLFGVRGAPAQPGTRLESAPPSAMNVQAQTTTSVTAPRKPRRRFRPGDLETHMDMKMVGEVCIGVSAQGYRSLLGSFFQDESGAMDALLLAMRSQGSRELSTTAHAFKGAAANLGFHRLAAMALSLEKAQPGSESGLPSPNDLLDAWAMAHALCLRMGLTDIEALHERHIAAPNETDS, from the coding sequence ATGCCCGAGCGCCTCGTCAGTCAGCGCCACCTCCTGTGGCTGGCGCTTGGGACAGCCCTGATGGCGGCCGCCATGGCCGTTCTTTTGCTGCTGCAGTTCACACAGCAGCAGGCCATTCGCAAGAGTGCGGACCTCCGCAGCGACTCGATCACGGCGCTGGCGTACCAGCTGGAGCGCGAGTTCCTGCGCTTGCGGCATGTGCTGGAGGTCAATGCACAGAACACCGGGCCTATCGACGAGCAGGCGCTGCTGTTGCGCAGCGACATTTTTGCGAGCCGGTTTCAACTGATGCATGACACGCCCAGCGCGTCTGCCGTGCAGGCACAGGTCGAATACACGCGCACTATGCCGCGGCTGCAAGCATTCATCGCCCGCGCCGACACGATTTTGCAGCCGCCTGCAAAGCCTACACGCGACGCGCTGGCGCAACTGGTGGCCGAGCTCAACAGCATCGGGCCCGAAGTTCAGGAACTGACCATGGTCGCCACCCGCCACACGGCGCGGTTGCTGGAGGAGCAGGAATCAACCATGCTGGAGCAGAGCAGCCAGATCATGGCTCTGATCCTCGGTCAACTGGTCTTCCTGTTGATCGCTGCTGTGGCGCTGGCTGTGCGACAGCGCCGCCAGGAAATCGAGCGTGCAGCACTGGAGTTGCTGACCCAGAACCTCCGGGCGGCCAATCTGGCCGCAGAAGCCGCTAACCGCGGAAAAAGCCAGTTCCTGGCCAACATGAGCCACGAACTGCGCACGCCCTTCAACGGCGTGCTGGGCATGCTGACGATGCTCGAGCGAAGCCCGCTGTCATCCAGCCAGCAGGAGTTCGTGCTCACCGCCCGCAACTCCGCGGACCACCTCCTCACGCTGCTCAATGACATCCTGGATGTCTCTGCCATGGAGACGGGCAAGATGAGCATCCATCCCGTGCTCGTCGAGCTGGACCCGCTCCTCACAGATATCGAGCGCCTGATGCGCCCCCTGGCCGAGCAAAAAGGGTTGCTGTTCGAAGTCGCCCGTGCTTCGGACCTCCCGCCGTGGGTGTCCGCAGACGGTACCCGTCTCAAGCAGATCGTCCTGAACCTGGTCACCAACGCGATCAAGTTCAGCGACTCTGGTCGTGTGAGTCTTACCATCGAACGCTATGCAGCCGCACAACCGATCCAGCCCAGCGGCATCTATCCACTGCAGATCACAGTGACAGACCAAGGCATTGGCATGGATGCGTCCACGCTGGCCCGACTGTTCGAGCGATTCACGCAGGGCGACGCGAGCACATCGCGCAAATTTGGCGGCACTGGGCTCGGGCTCGAGATCTCCAGAAACCTGGCGCGGCGCATGGGGGGCGACATCTCCGTGACGAGCCAGCCTGGCTTCGGCAGCACGTTCACCGTGCAGTTGCCACTGGTAACGGCTGATGCCCCGGAACCGCGTATGCAAGTGGCACACGAGGTGGCGGCAATCACCCGCCCTGCCGACGTGCAAGGTCTTCGCATCCTCGTCGCCGATGACCAGGCCGTGAACCGCAAGTACATGGGTGCCTTGCTGCAGGACATGGGCCACACCACCGCCTTTGCAGAAAACGGCGAACAGGCTTTCGCTGCCGCGACCGCCGAAACCTACGACTTGGTACTGATGGACCTGCACATGCCGGTGATGGACGGGTTTGAGGCCACACGCCGCATCCGCTCGCACCCTGGCAGCGCCTTGCTGCCGGTCATTGCACTCACCGCAGATGTGTTTGCAGAAACACGCCACAAGGCGGCCGAAGCAGGCATGACCGCCTTCATCAGCAAGCCCGTCAACGCGGGCGTGCTTCAGGCGACCATGACAGACCTGTTTGGCGTGCGTGGTGCGCCGGCCCAGCCCGGCACGCGCCTTGAATCCGCACCACCTTCAGCCATGAATGTGCAGGCGCAGACGACAACATCAGTGACCGCGCCACGCAAGCCACGCAGGCGCTTCAGGCCTGGAGACCTGGAGACCCACATGGACATGAAGATGGTGGGCGAGGTCTGTATCGGCGTATCGGCGCAAGGGTACCGGTCCCTGCTGGGCAGCTTTTTCCAGGATGAATCGGGGGCCATGGACGCCTTGCTCCTGGCGATGCGAAGCCAGGGGTCGCGTGAACTGTCCACCACTGCGCACGCCTTCAAAGGCGCGGCGGCCAACCTGGGCTTTCACAGGCTTGCCGCCATGGCGCTGTCGCTGGAGAAAGCCCAACCCGGATCTGAATCAGGCCTGCCCTCGCCCAACGACCTCCTGGACGCCTGGGCGATGGCGCATGCGCTGTGCCTGCGAATGGGACTCACGGACATCGAAGCGCTGCATGAACGTCACATTGCCGCGCCCAACGAAACGGATAGCTGA
- a CDS encoding molybdopterin-dependent oxidoreductase: MSSLVQLITRRGAQIVGGFLLSAAAFALPMPTGPVVLTISGNVGEANQGNTAIFDMAMIEALPQRTFVTTTPWDKQPTKFTGPLLRDVLAAAKAKGKTLTALALNDYKTTIPLDDAQAFDVIVAHRINDQPISVRTKGPLFIIYPFDTKSELKTATYFGRSAWQLKSLNVD; encoded by the coding sequence ATGTCCAGTCTCGTCCAGTTGATCACGCGCCGCGGCGCGCAGATTGTCGGTGGTTTCCTGCTGTCCGCAGCAGCCTTTGCCTTGCCCATGCCGACCGGTCCGGTCGTTCTGACCATCAGTGGAAACGTGGGAGAAGCCAACCAGGGCAACACCGCTATATTCGACATGGCGATGATCGAGGCACTGCCACAGCGCACGTTTGTCACAACAACACCCTGGGACAAGCAACCCACGAAATTCACCGGTCCCTTGCTGCGCGATGTGCTGGCTGCCGCCAAGGCCAAGGGAAAGACCCTGACTGCCCTGGCATTGAACGACTACAAGACCACGATTCCGTTGGATGATGCACAAGCTTTTGACGTAATCGTTGCCCACCGCATCAATGACCAGCCCATCTCTGTCCGTACCAAGGGTCCGCTTTTCATCATCTATCCCTTTGACACCAAGTCCGAGCTCAAGACCGCCACCTACTTCGGTCGGTCGGCCTGGCAACTGAAGTCCCTGAACGTGGACTGA
- the murB gene encoding UDP-N-acetylmuramate dehydrogenase has translation MVVEKNVPLQPWNTFGIAARAQQLVRIRSVSDLLAVVNDSALAPLPKFVLGGGSNIVLTGDVKPVVLKIEIKGLRLVEETARACIVEAGAGEAWHDCVLWTLAHGFPGLENLALIPGTAGASPVQNIGAYGVELQDRFESLDAVDLWTGQSFTLDAAQCGFGYRDSVFKHAPATPPDDGEGLPRSMGLAGRAVITHVRFRLPKPWKPVLGYLDLERRRLEAGIEQPDARQICDWVCEIRRSKLPDPAVVGNAGSFFKNPTVTPDQCADIIAREPRIVHYPMPDGSIKLAAGWLIDACGWKGKTIGKAGVYERQALVLVNRGQGAESVTGGEVMTLAKAIQTSVYERFGIRLEPEPVVV, from the coding sequence ATGGTAGTCGAGAAAAACGTCCCCCTGCAGCCGTGGAACACCTTCGGCATAGCAGCCCGCGCTCAGCAGCTCGTGCGAATCCGTTCAGTGTCGGATTTGCTCGCAGTGGTCAATGATTCTGCGTTGGCACCGCTTCCCAAGTTTGTGCTTGGTGGCGGCAGCAACATTGTCCTGACGGGCGACGTGAAGCCCGTGGTGCTCAAGATCGAGATCAAAGGCCTGCGTCTGGTCGAAGAGACGGCCAGGGCCTGCATTGTGGAGGCCGGTGCGGGTGAAGCCTGGCACGACTGCGTTCTCTGGACGCTGGCGCACGGGTTCCCCGGGCTGGAAAACCTTGCGCTCATTCCGGGGACGGCGGGCGCGTCGCCGGTGCAGAACATCGGCGCATACGGGGTCGAACTGCAAGACCGCTTTGAATCGCTGGACGCGGTCGACCTGTGGACCGGCCAGAGCTTCACCCTTGATGCGGCCCAGTGCGGCTTTGGCTACCGCGATTCCGTGTTCAAGCATGCGCCTGCCACGCCACCTGACGACGGAGAGGGCTTGCCGCGCAGCATGGGGCTGGCCGGGCGCGCTGTGATCACGCATGTCCGCTTCAGATTGCCAAAGCCGTGGAAGCCGGTACTGGGTTACCTGGACCTTGAACGGCGCCGCCTCGAAGCCGGAATCGAGCAGCCCGATGCCCGGCAGATCTGCGATTGGGTTTGCGAGATCCGCCGGTCCAAGCTGCCGGACCCTGCGGTGGTGGGCAATGCTGGAAGCTTCTTCAAGAATCCTACCGTTACGCCCGATCAGTGCGCTGACATCATTGCGCGCGAACCGCGGATCGTGCACTACCCCATGCCTGACGGTTCGATCAAGCTGGCAGCCGGCTGGCTGATTGACGCGTGTGGGTGGAAGGGTAAAACGATTGGCAAGGCGGGGGTGTACGAAAGGCAGGCGCTCGTCCTCGTCAACCGTGGCCAGGGGGCCGAAAGTGTGACCGGAGGCGAGGTGATGACGCTGGCCAAGGCCATTCAGACCAGTGTGTATGAACGCTTTGGTATCCGGCTGGAGCCCGAGCCTGTGGTGGTTTGA
- a CDS encoding YajQ family cyclic di-GMP-binding protein: MPSFDTVCEANLVEVKNAVENTAKEIGTRFDFKGTAASIEIKDKDITLIGDAEFQLTQIEDVLRNKLTKRNVDVRFLDMGDVQKMGGDKVKQVIKVRNGIESELAKKIQKLLKESKLKVQAAIQEDKVRVTGAKRDDLQAAMALIRKDVTDVPLSFDNFRD; the protein is encoded by the coding sequence ATGCCATCTTTTGACACCGTCTGCGAAGCCAACCTCGTTGAAGTGAAGAACGCCGTCGAAAACACCGCCAAGGAAATCGGCACGCGGTTCGACTTCAAGGGCACCGCTGCAAGCATCGAGATCAAGGACAAGGACATCACCCTGATCGGTGACGCCGAATTTCAGCTCACACAGATCGAGGATGTCCTGCGCAACAAACTCACCAAACGCAACGTCGATGTGCGGTTCCTCGACATGGGCGACGTGCAAAAGATGGGTGGCGACAAGGTCAAGCAGGTCATCAAGGTGCGAAACGGCATCGAGAGCGAACTTGCCAAGAAGATTCAAAAGCTGCTCAAGGAAAGCAAGCTCAAGGTTCAGGCCGCCATACAGGAGGACAAGGTACGGGTGACCGGCGCCAAGCGCGACGACCTGCAGGCCGCCATGGCGCTGATTCGCAAGGACGTCACCGATGTACCGCTGTCGTTCGACAACTTCCGCGACTGA
- the argG gene encoding argininosuccinate synthase: protein MATILQHLPTGQKVGIAFSGGLDTSAALHWMKLKGAVPYAYTANLGQPDEPDYDAIPRKAMEYGAEQARLIDCRVQLAHEGIAALQAGAFHISTGGLTYFNTTPLGRAVTGTMLVAAMKEDDVNIWGDGSTFKGNDIERFYRYGLLTNPSLRIYKPWLDQLFIDELGGRAEMSAFMTKAGFGYKMSAEKAYSTDSNMLGATHEAKDLEFLSSGIRIVNPIMGVAFWKDEVEVKREEVSVRFEEGQPVELNGVEFADPVELILEANRIGGRHGLGMSDQIENRIIEAKSRGIYEAPGLALLHIAYERLVTGIHNEDTIEQYRMNGLKLGRLLYQGRWFDPQAIMLRETAQRWVARAVTGTVTLELRRGNDYSLLNTESPNLTYAPERLSMEKVEDAPFSPLDRIGQLTMRNLDISDTRGKLGVYARAGLLLPDSQNDLLRVTAGHQ, encoded by the coding sequence CATCGCGTTTTCTGGTGGCCTGGACACCAGCGCAGCACTCCACTGGATGAAGCTCAAGGGCGCTGTGCCTTACGCGTACACCGCCAATCTGGGCCAGCCCGATGAGCCGGACTACGACGCGATCCCACGCAAGGCGATGGAGTACGGCGCAGAACAGGCTCGCCTGATCGACTGCAGGGTGCAACTGGCCCATGAAGGCATCGCGGCCCTGCAAGCCGGTGCATTCCACATCTCCACGGGCGGCCTGACGTACTTCAACACCACCCCACTGGGGCGTGCCGTGACCGGCACCATGCTGGTGGCCGCCATGAAGGAGGACGACGTCAACATCTGGGGCGACGGATCGACCTTCAAGGGCAACGACATCGAGCGCTTTTACCGGTATGGGCTGCTGACCAACCCCTCACTGCGCATCTACAAGCCCTGGCTGGACCAGCTGTTCATCGACGAATTGGGCGGCCGTGCAGAAATGTCGGCCTTCATGACGAAGGCCGGGTTTGGCTACAAGATGAGCGCAGAAAAGGCCTACAGCACCGACAGCAACATGCTGGGCGCCACGCACGAGGCCAAGGACCTTGAATTCCTTTCCAGCGGCATCCGCATCGTCAACCCGATCATGGGCGTTGCCTTCTGGAAGGACGAAGTGGAAGTCAAGCGCGAGGAAGTCTCGGTCCGTTTTGAGGAAGGCCAGCCCGTGGAACTGAACGGTGTCGAGTTCGCCGACCCGGTGGAGCTGATCCTCGAGGCCAACCGCATCGGCGGCCGGCACGGCCTGGGCATGAGCGACCAGATCGAAAACCGCATCATTGAAGCCAAGAGCCGCGGCATCTACGAAGCACCCGGGCTTGCACTGTTGCACATTGCCTACGAACGCCTGGTGACCGGTATCCACAACGAAGACACCATCGAGCAGTACCGCATGAACGGGTTGAAGCTCGGTCGTCTGCTCTATCAGGGCCGCTGGTTCGACCCGCAGGCGATCATGCTGCGCGAAACCGCACAGCGCTGGGTGGCACGCGCCGTGACCGGGACGGTCACTCTGGAACTGCGTCGTGGCAATGATTACTCCCTGCTCAATACCGAAAGCCCGAACCTGACTTATGCGCCGGAGCGCCTGTCGATGGAGAAGGTGGAGGACGCGCCTTTCTCCCCGCTCGACCGGATCGGCCAGCTCACGATGCGCAACCTGGACATCTCCGACACACGCGGAAAGCTCGGGGTGTATGCCCGCGCCGGGCTGCTTTTGCCCGACTCGCAAAATGATTTGCTTCGCGTCACCGCAGGCCACCAGTAA
- a CDS encoding HD-GYP domain-containing protein yields MSAHPSLNHTRLEGEYEDLLGLWSDLESGLSVLLSRPLQVQDFAAKVRQFDSWLQDLVAHDIDAALYLMFQLAGTSTVGYSTSHALVCGTLCHIMAQELKLSRQERDSLVRAALTMNIGMTALQDVLAAQRERPTPAQQEAIRSHPEESQAILERLFVADALWLEVVGQHHANVADRVPLADQEPVDRLSRILSTIDRYAAMISPRKSRAGRSATDSVRAIVGQEIDQRDEVSYTLVRSVGLCPPGTFVKLDNGDTAIVLRRSDKANHPLVASLLDQDGQHHAEPSLYQTSSGKPRIQSALARSAVSVELNHRTMVRLGLYAAQHSTRLRDLVTRPGSL; encoded by the coding sequence ATGTCTGCACACCCCAGCCTCAACCACACCCGCCTGGAGGGGGAATACGAAGACTTGCTCGGGCTGTGGTCCGATCTGGAGTCCGGCCTGTCGGTTTTGCTGTCACGACCGCTCCAGGTTCAGGACTTTGCGGCGAAGGTCAGGCAATTTGATAGCTGGCTTCAGGATCTCGTTGCCCACGACATTGATGCCGCGTTGTACCTGATGTTTCAGCTGGCCGGAACATCCACGGTGGGCTACAGCACTTCGCACGCGCTGGTTTGCGGCACGCTCTGCCACATCATGGCGCAGGAGTTGAAGCTGTCACGCCAGGAACGGGACAGCCTGGTGCGTGCCGCGCTCACCATGAACATTGGCATGACTGCGTTACAGGATGTGCTGGCAGCCCAGCGCGAGCGTCCCACGCCCGCCCAGCAAGAGGCCATCCGCAGCCACCCGGAAGAAAGTCAGGCCATATTGGAGCGGCTTTTTGTCGCCGACGCTCTCTGGCTTGAAGTGGTGGGACAGCACCACGCCAATGTGGCGGACCGCGTTCCGCTGGCCGATCAGGAGCCGGTCGACCGCCTGAGCCGCATCCTGAGCACGATTGACCGCTATGCTGCCATGATCAGCCCGCGCAAATCACGCGCAGGGCGCAGCGCAACCGATTCTGTGCGGGCCATTGTCGGACAGGAGATTGATCAGCGTGATGAAGTCAGCTACACGCTTGTCCGCTCCGTGGGCCTGTGTCCACCCGGCACATTCGTAAAGCTTGACAACGGCGATACGGCCATCGTCCTGCGGCGCAGTGACAAGGCCAATCACCCCTTGGTTGCCAGCCTTCTGGACCAGGACGGCCAGCACCATGCCGAGCCCAGCCTGTACCAGACCTCCAGCGGCAAGCCGCGCATACAGTCTGCACTGGCACGCTCCGCCGTGAGCGTGGAGCTCAACCACCGCACCATGG
- a CDS encoding retropepsin-like aspartic protease family protein, which yields MIFQVVRRACVPVALAGALWLTGASSAAAQSVALAGMLGGKALLVVDAGAPRALGVGDELQGVKVIGVTRDEATVDIKGLRRTLRLGEAPVSVGHRGGGGRRIVLTADSRGHFVNTGMINGRGMQYMVDTGASTIAIGRPDAERLGLAYLTGEPVRMNTANGTAQGWRLRLESVRIGDVEVFGVEAIVTPQAMPYVLLGNSFLASFHMTRTSDQMVLEKRN from the coding sequence ATGATCTTCCAGGTGGTACGCAGGGCCTGCGTGCCGGTCGCGCTGGCAGGTGCGCTATGGCTGACTGGCGCCAGCAGTGCAGCGGCCCAATCCGTTGCTCTGGCCGGGATGCTTGGGGGCAAGGCGCTGCTGGTGGTGGATGCAGGCGCCCCGCGCGCATTGGGCGTGGGTGACGAACTACAGGGCGTGAAGGTCATCGGCGTGACCCGGGACGAAGCCACCGTGGACATCAAGGGCCTGCGCCGCACCCTGCGTCTGGGCGAAGCACCCGTCAGCGTAGGGCACCGGGGCGGTGGCGGACGCCGCATTGTCCTCACGGCCGACAGCCGTGGACATTTCGTCAACACCGGAATGATCAACGGACGGGGCATGCAGTACATGGTGGACACCGGGGCTTCCACCATCGCGATCGGACGCCCTGACGCGGAACGCCTGGGCCTGGCTTACCTGACCGGAGAGCCTGTGCGCATGAATACCGCCAACGGGACCGCGCAAGGCTGGCGGCTCAGGCTTGAGTCCGTCCGGATCGGCGACGTGGAGGTGTTCGGAGTGGAGGCCATCGTCACGCCCCAGGCCATGCCATACGTTCTGCTGGGCAACAGTTTTCTGGCCAGCTTTCACATGACGCGCACCAGCGACCAGATGGTGCTTGAAAAGCGCAACTGA